The genomic stretch GTGGCAAACATTGCAGCGTGGCTGTCGTCGCTGGGTGTGGGGGAGGGCGCAGCATGGGCCACCCCGCTGGCGGCAGTCCTGGTGGTTGTTGCAGCACTTATTGCCGCCGGTACAGTCCACTCCTCCGGAGGGCGCATAGCGGCCGCGGTGGCCATGGCGTGGGGCATCGCTTGGATTGGCGTGGGCCGCAGCGATGGCGGGCTGGAATCGGCGCCAGTGGCGATCACGGCCTTCTGCGCCGCCGCCCTGGTCATTCTGTACGCGCTCGTGGCAGCTGCCACGCGCCGAAAAAAGTTCAACCGAACATCGGAGCAGGCCCCATGAGTGTCATTGCCGTCACCGGCGCAACCGGCTATATCGGGGGACGCCTTGTCCCCGTCCTCCTGGAACAGGGCCACGATGTACGGGTCCTGACCCGGCGTCGAAATGCCTTGCGCGATGTGCCGTGGAGCAAGAAGGTCACCGTTGTCGTTGGCGATCTGGCAGATTCACAAGCGGTCCGGGAACTGTGCGCAGGTGCAGAAGTCCTTTACTATTTGGCGCATTCGATGGGTGGCACCAAGGACTTCGGGCCGGTCGAGGAAAGGTGCGCGCAGGTGCTGGCAGCTGCAGCCAAGAACGCGGACCTGCAGCGCTTGATCTACCTGTCCGGGCTGCATCCCGACGGCGAGCTCAGCGCGCACCTCACTTCCAGGGTCAAGGTTGGTGAGATCCTTGAATCCAGCAGCGTCCCCACCCTGACCTTGCAGGCTGGACTGATCATCGGCTCCGGTTCAGCCAGCTTTGAAATGGTCCGCCACCTCACGGACGTACTGCCAGTGATGCCGGCCCCCCCGCTGGGTGTTGAACCAAGTGCAGCCCATCGCCGTGCGCGATGCCCTGCACTACCTCAGCGCGGCTGCAGCGCTGCCACCGGAGGTGTCGGGCCGCTTTGACATTGGCGGCCCGGAATCCCACAGCTATGCGGACCTGATGCGGCTCTACGCCGATGCTGCAGGAATTCGCCGGCCAAAGATCCTGCCCCTTCCTGTACTGACCCCTTGGTTGGCCGCCCAATGGGTCAACCTGGTCACCCCCATTCCGCGGTCCTTGGCGGTCCCCCTCGTCGAATCACTCCAACACGACTGCGTGATGCGCAACCATCACATAGACGCAGTGATAGCCCGCCCTGCCAACGGACTGACAGGATACCTGCGTGCGGTGGAACTGGCATTGGCCAAGATGCGCGAGGACACGGTGGAAACGACGTGGGTGAGCGCACACGCGCTGGAATCACCAGCAGACCCGCTGCCGACAGACCCACAATGGGCTGGACACACGGTCTTTACGGATGTGCGTGAACGCGACACCCAAGCCCGCCCCGAGAGCGTTTTTAAAGTCATTCAAGGAATAGGCGGGGAGACCGGATACTACTCGCTGCCAGTGGCCTGGGCACTGCGCGGCCTCATGGACAAGCTGGTAGGCGGGGTCGGGCTGCGCCGCGGCCGGCGCAGCCGGGGAAGCCTCTCCCTCGGAGACGCCGTTGACTGGTGGCGGGTTGAAGAAATAGTGCCCGGTCAACTTCTGCGACTGCAAGCAGAGATGCGCGCCCCGGGCCGGGCGTGGCTCGAGTTCTCGGTCGCCCCCACTGTGTCTGGAAGCCGCTACACCCAGCGTGCCGTCTTTTTCCCCTACGGCATTCCCGGCCGTCTTTACTGGCTGGCCATCCTGCCCTTTCACGGCCGGATCTTCTCGTCCATGTCCAAACGCATCACCATGGCGGCCGAGGAGATCGATCGCAACCTCCCACGGCACTTGGAATAAGGAGCCACTCGGGGTCCGCGTCGCAGTCACTGGTCGACGCCCCCATCGTTCGGAGGCCCAATGCCATGGCACGCTGTGGTGGTCCGGGCATGCCTACCTATGAATCAGCGCCGGCAGGCCACGATGGGAACGCGGACTTCTCCTGCCTGCCCAGGCAACACGAGATTGAGCATGCACCAGAGCCCGGCCCCAATGCAGGTTCGCCCGTCACTGAAGGGGACTCCACAGCCTCCCCCCTGAGCTGGGCAGCACGTTCCAAAGCCGCGTCAACAAGACCGGCAACAAAGGCAGGATCAGTACCAACCGAATCAGCACGCAAAAACGTCATGCCCAACGCGGCCGCGCTCTGTGCTGCCTCTGTGTCGAGATCGTACTTGACCTCCATATGGTCTGAGACGAAACCCAAAGGGACAACAATGACACCCTCGATGCCCTCCGCCTTGAGCTCCTCCAGGCGGTCGTTCACATCCGGCTCGAGCCACGGCACATGGGGGGCACCCGAGCGGGAACAATAGACCAGCTCTGACTTCAGCGGTTGTTCCGAGCCGAGCTCCCCGTCAATCCAGTCGATCAGCTGTTCATGCTGATTGCGGTATCCGGCTGTCCATCGCTCCGACGCATCTTGCATGCTCTGGGGAATTGAATGCGTAACATACAGCAGGCGATGGCGGCGAGGATCAAGTTCGCCTACTTCCTGTGCGAAGGCTTCGATGGCCCGACGGACACAGCCCAACTCAGCCTCAGCAAACCCAGGATGGTTGTAATACTGACGGATCTTATCGAAGGTGACTGGTATGCCTTCATTGGCCAGGGTTTCAATCGTTTGGGCAAAATCTTCACGGTACTGCCGGCAGGATGAATAGGAAGAATAGGCCGAAGTGTCAATGGCAAGAAAACTATTGCCTCCGGTCTCGGCGACGAAGTCCCGGGCCACATCGGTCAGGAACGGAGCCCAATTCCGATTCCCCCACAGGATCGGTGTTTTGATCCCACGCTTTGCCAGTTCTTGCCGCAATGCTTGCAAGAGATTCTGGTTCTGCTCGTTGATCGGAGACTTTCCCCCGAAACCGTAGTAGTGCTCACCGACTTCGACCAAGACGATAGAGGTCATCTACCGTTGTTCTTTCGCGAAGAACGCTGAAACTTTTTTTAGGAAGTCATTCTCCCGTTCGAGCTCACGCAGTCGTACTTCCATGGCCTTGTATCTAGCGGCATCCACGGGTGCATCAGGTTTCCGGTCGCCGCCTTCTTGGCCCTCACGGGAGAGCTTGATCCAGCGCTTGAGCGCGGTCAGAGAAATGCCAAGCTCAGCAGCTACAAGAGCTATCGGGCGGCCAGAGGATTCAGCCAAGGCAACGGCATCGGCTTTGAACTCATCGGAATAGGTTGGTCGAGAAGACATGGGAACAATCCTTTCAAAGACTGTCTCACATCAGTAATACACCTCAGCGAGACCAGCTCTGCCGTGTAGGGCGAAAGCCTGGCGTTGGCGGTCTGCCCCGGACCAGTCCGCAGGAGTTGCTCGGCCAATGCTGTCACGATGGCAAGGTCACCGGATGCTTTCAAGGCCTGACGTGATTCGGCCAGCAACACCTGAACAACCTCCGCGGCTGGTGCAAGCCTGAGCTCGACCGGATGAAGCAATGCACCGTCAAGGCCGTGTCGTGCCGCATGCCATAACGCCGCATCTAACAATTCAGGACCCGGCACCAAGGCCAAAGCCGCAGACCGGCCCATGGAGGTGGCGACCAGTGCCCGCCCCAGCAAAGCCAGCAGCAGCGTCGTGGAGGGCTCCAACTGGCATCAGCAACCCGTATTCCCACTGTGGGCTGGTGGCATGAAAGCCGGGCGGACCATGAAATGGATCCCTTGTCCGCGGTGACGCCGGTGCCGATCAGCGCCTTGGTCCTGCGGTCGTAGCCCGCTGCATCGATAAACGTTGGTGGACATCCTGCAGGTGTCCACCGCCGATACTGAATGGTACGCCAACTGGAGAACCTGTTGTCCTGGCCACACCAAAACGGCGAGTTTGAGGACATCGCCAACAAGACTGGCAACCACCGGCGCAGATAGTTCAACTCACCAATGGCGGCATTGCGATCCGGGACTCCCACATGGATGTGCAAACCGTTGATATGGTGCTCGAACGCCGGTTCACCAACGCTGTCGGAAATAGCCGCGTACCGACTATCGTCGGTCACGTTGGCCTCCGCCGGGTTATCAAACGGTGTACCGACCCCAGCGACCGAAACACCTTGGCTCTCGGCGCACCTCACAAGGGCTTCCC from Arthrobacter stackebrandtii encodes the following:
- a CDS encoding NAD(P)H-binding protein; this encodes MSVIAVTGATGYIGGRLVPVLLEQGHDVRVLTRRRNALRDVPWSKKVTVVVGDLADSQAVRELCAGAEVLYYLAHSMGGTKDFGPVEERCAQVLAAAAKNADLQRLIYLSGLHPDGELSAHLTSRVKVGEILESSSVPTLTLQAGLIIGSGSASFEMVRHLTDVLPVMPAPPLGVEPSAAHRRARCPALPQRGCSAATGGVGPL
- a CDS encoding SDR family oxidoreductase: MRDALHYLSAAAALPPEVSGRFDIGGPESHSYADLMRLYADAAGIRRPKILPLPVLTPWLAAQWVNLVTPIPRSLAVPLVESLQHDCVMRNHHIDAVIARPANGLTGYLRAVELALAKMREDTVETTWVSAHALESPADPLPTDPQWAGHTVFTDVRERDTQARPESVFKVIQGIGGETGYYSLPVAWALRGLMDKLVGGVGLRRGRRSRGSLSLGDAVDWWRVEEIVPGQLLRLQAEMRAPGRAWLEFSVAPTVSGSRYTQRAVFFPYGIPGRLYWLAILPFHGRIFSSMSKRITMAAEEIDRNLPRHLE
- a CDS encoding ferrochelatase, with the translated sequence MTSIVLVEVGEHYYGFGGKSPINEQNQNLLQALRQELAKRGIKTPILWGNRNWAPFLTDVARDFVAETGGNSFLAIDTSAYSSYSSCRQYREDFAQTIETLANEGIPVTFDKIRQYYNHPGFAEAELGCVRRAIEAFAQEVGELDPRRHRLLYVTHSIPQSMQDASERWTAGYRNQHEQLIDWIDGELGSEQPLKSELVYCSRSGAPHVPWLEPDVNDRLEELKAEGIEGVIVVPLGFVSDHMEVKYDLDTEAAQSAAALGMTFLRADSVGTDPAFVAGLVDAALERAAQLRGEAVESPSVTGEPALGPGSGACSISCCLGRQEKSAFPSWPAGADS
- a CDS encoding transposase, with product MSSRPTYSDEFKADAVALAESSGRPIALVAAELGISLTALKRWIKLSREGQEGGDRKPDAPVDAARYKAMEVRLRELERENDFLKKVSAFFAKEQR
- a CDS encoding carboxylate-amine ligase — protein: MTFGIEEEFVFLDRVSLTPVPVAADVRCDLHGFDSARGVVQSEFLRSQLEYASPVLRSFQEAVDALWGFREALVRCAESQGVSVAGVGTPFDNPAEANVTDDSRYAAISDSVGEPAFEHHINGLHIHVGVPDRNAAIGELNYLRRWLPVLLAMSSNSPFWCGQDNRFSSWRTIQYRRWTPAGCPPTFIDAAGYDRRTKALIGTGVTADKGSISWSARLSCHQPTVGIRVADASWSPPRRCCWLCWGGHWSPPPWAGLRLWPWCRVLNC